The Clostridium sp. AWRP genome has a window encoding:
- the gltB gene encoding glutamate synthase large subunit codes for MKYNLGFPSKQGLYDPAYEKDSCGVGFIASIKGEKTHDIVKKGVKILVNLTHRGAVGADTKTGDGAGILVQIPDEFFRINCDNLGIELPEPGEYAVGMVFFPKETAIRLQCEGILERAAEEEGQKILGWRDVPTDNRSIGETAKGTEPIIRQIFIGKNAQNQTDFERKLYVIRKKVENEVKKTLGATVAKSFYVCSLSSKTIVYKGLLLADQIKKFYIDLNDINFKSAIALVHQRYSTNTFPTWDLAQPFRFLGHNGEINTIRGNRNWMRSREGVLKSEAFGKDIKKLFPIISEGGSDSASLDNVLELLYEDGKSLPHALMLLIPEAWEGNEYMEEYKRAFYEYHGSLVEPWDGPAAVAFSDGVQVGATLDRNGLRPLRYMITKNGLVVLASETGVLEFKDEDIKEKGKLKPGKMFLVDTAQGRIIDDEELKRDICKSKPYEEMLPKLKYTLDMFKAVRTREEIPPEVLKEKQQAFGYSLEDLSKIIGPMAKDGKEPVGSMGNDTPLAVLSNKNQLLFAYFKQLFAQVTNPPIDSIRERLVMSLANYIGSTQANILNGKDGEISNDPFIEIKSPTLTNEEISKIKSLRDKNFKTTTIPITFKCDTGVEGFKEALEKICERASKRIKEGYNILVLSDKNVDSYEAAIPSLLAVSAVQHHLIREKTRTKVSIIVETGEARETTHFALLISYGASAVNPYLVYQTIDEMIKENDIVGVTPEEAKKNYIKAINQGILKILSKMGISTLQSYHGAQIFEAIGLDSEFVNKYFEGTSSRIGGIGIDVVAREVLARHKNAFNKIRKPISELNVGGNYSWRKGGEFHLFNPETIYKLQVASRTNDYGMYKQYAKVINEQDKNLCTIRGLFQFKKGNEIPIEEVEPVSEILKRFCTGAMSFGSISKEAHETIAIAMNRIGGRSNTGEGGEDPDRYVLDPNGDSRRSAIKQVASARFGVTTEYLANADEIQIKIAQGAKPGEGGQLPGRKVNKYIAKIRYSTPGIDLISPPPHHDIYSIEDLAQLIYDLKNVNPSAAISVKLVSEVGVGTIAAGVAKAHADLILISGHDGGTGASPMSSVKNAGIPWELGLSETQQVLLLNDLRSRVRIQTDGQLKTGRDVAIAALLGAEEFGFATTALVVMGCTMLRKCHLNTCDMGIATQDPELRKNFKGKPEHIINFLTFIAQEVREYMAKLGFRTMNEMVGRVDMLETKQAITHWKAKGLDLSAILYKPYMPKRIKSYCVIPQDHGLDKAIDYKLIQMTQNAVQDKIKVTANLEIKNVNRSVGTMLSGTIAKKYGAKGLPEDTIVLNFKGSAGQSFGAFGINGLTLLLEGDANDYVGKGLSGAKIVIKTPEKATFVAEENIIAGNTILYGATSGKVFVNGTVGERFAVRNSGAIAVAEGVGDHCCEYMTGGRVVIIGQTGRNFAAGMSGGIAYVLDEDDSFDRKCNMEMVEIAQMEDEDDVNTVYSLIQEHYKYTNSAKAKKILEKWDVYKTKFKRVIPTAYKLILEQTKLEAVAASNM; via the coding sequence ATGAAATATAATTTAGGATTCCCTTCAAAACAAGGATTATATGATCCTGCTTATGAAAAGGATTCTTGTGGGGTAGGATTTATAGCCAGTATAAAAGGTGAAAAAACCCATGATATTGTAAAAAAAGGTGTTAAAATTTTAGTTAACTTAACTCACAGAGGAGCAGTGGGAGCTGATACTAAAACAGGAGATGGTGCAGGTATACTTGTCCAAATTCCAGATGAATTTTTTAGAATAAATTGTGACAATTTAGGGATAGAATTACCTGAACCGGGTGAATATGCTGTAGGTATGGTATTTTTTCCAAAAGAGACTGCAATAAGGCTGCAGTGTGAGGGAATACTTGAAAGGGCAGCAGAAGAGGAAGGACAGAAAATTTTAGGCTGGAGAGATGTACCTACAGATAACAGAAGCATAGGTGAAACAGCTAAGGGTACTGAACCTATTATAAGACAGATATTTATAGGCAAAAATGCACAAAATCAAACTGATTTTGAAAGAAAACTTTATGTAATCAGAAAAAAAGTTGAAAATGAAGTTAAAAAAACTCTTGGGGCTACTGTAGCAAAATCTTTTTATGTATGCAGTCTTTCAAGTAAAACTATAGTTTATAAAGGATTATTACTGGCAGATCAAATAAAGAAATTTTATATTGATTTAAATGATATAAATTTTAAAAGTGCCATTGCACTAGTACATCAAAGGTACAGTACAAATACTTTTCCAACTTGGGATTTGGCACAACCTTTTAGGTTTCTTGGACATAATGGTGAGATAAATACCATAAGAGGAAATAGAAATTGGATGAGATCACGTGAAGGTGTACTTAAATCTGAGGCTTTCGGAAAGGACATTAAGAAGCTCTTCCCAATAATAAGTGAAGGGGGAAGTGACTCTGCATCTCTTGATAATGTATTGGAGCTATTATATGAAGATGGAAAATCCTTACCACATGCACTTATGCTTTTAATACCAGAAGCGTGGGAAGGAAATGAATATATGGAAGAATATAAAAGAGCTTTTTATGAGTACCATGGCTCTCTTGTAGAGCCTTGGGATGGACCTGCTGCGGTTGCATTTTCTGATGGTGTACAAGTTGGTGCTACTCTTGATAGAAATGGACTAAGACCTTTAAGATATATGATAACTAAAAATGGCCTTGTAGTACTTGCATCAGAGACAGGAGTGCTAGAATTTAAAGATGAAGATATAAAGGAAAAGGGAAAATTAAAACCAGGCAAAATGTTCTTGGTTGATACTGCCCAGGGAAGAATAATAGACGATGAAGAATTAAAAAGAGATATATGCAAGAGTAAGCCTTATGAAGAAATGCTTCCTAAGTTAAAGTATACTCTTGATATGTTTAAAGCAGTTAGGACAAGGGAAGAAATACCTCCTGAAGTATTAAAGGAAAAACAACAGGCTTTTGGTTACTCTCTTGAAGATTTGAGCAAAATAATAGGGCCTATGGCAAAGGATGGTAAAGAGCCTGTGGGCTCTATGGGAAATGATACCCCTCTTGCAGTGCTTTCAAATAAAAATCAATTGCTTTTTGCTTATTTCAAACAACTTTTTGCACAAGTAACCAATCCACCTATAGATTCTATAAGAGAAAGATTAGTAATGTCTCTTGCAAATTATATAGGTTCTACCCAGGCTAATATATTAAATGGTAAAGATGGAGAAATTTCAAATGATCCTTTTATAGAGATAAAAAGTCCTACATTAACTAATGAGGAAATATCAAAAATAAAGAGCTTGAGAGACAAAAACTTTAAAACTACAACTATTCCTATTACATTTAAATGTGATACAGGAGTGGAGGGTTTTAAGGAAGCTCTTGAAAAAATTTGCGAGAGGGCTTCAAAGAGAATAAAAGAAGGATACAATATATTAGTTTTAAGTGATAAAAATGTTGATTCTTATGAGGCTGCAATACCAAGTTTACTAGCAGTTTCAGCAGTGCAGCACCATTTAATTAGAGAAAAAACACGTACGAAAGTTTCAATTATTGTAGAAACTGGAGAAGCAAGAGAAACTACACATTTTGCACTTTTAATAAGTTATGGTGCTTCTGCAGTTAATCCTTATCTTGTATATCAAACTATAGATGAAATGATAAAGGAAAATGATATAGTTGGAGTTACACCAGAAGAAGCAAAGAAAAATTATATTAAGGCTATAAATCAAGGAATACTTAAAATACTTTCAAAAATGGGTATATCCACGCTGCAAAGTTATCATGGTGCACAGATATTTGAAGCAATAGGTCTTGATTCAGAATTTGTAAATAAGTATTTTGAGGGTACATCATCTAGAATAGGCGGTATAGGTATTGATGTAGTTGCAAGGGAAGTACTTGCAAGACACAAAAATGCTTTTAATAAAATAAGAAAACCTATTTCCGAACTCAATGTAGGTGGTAACTATTCATGGAGAAAAGGAGGAGAGTTTCATCTCTTTAATCCTGAAACTATATACAAACTTCAGGTTGCATCAAGAACTAATGACTATGGTATGTATAAGCAGTATGCTAAAGTAATAAATGAACAAGATAAAAATTTATGTACAATAAGAGGCTTGTTTCAATTTAAAAAGGGAAATGAAATACCTATAGAAGAAGTTGAACCAGTAAGTGAAATTCTTAAAAGATTCTGTACAGGAGCTATGTCCTTTGGTTCCATAAGCAAAGAAGCTCATGAAACTATAGCTATAGCTATGAATAGAATAGGTGGAAGGAGCAATACTGGAGAAGGTGGAGAGGATCCTGATAGATATGTACTAGATCCAAATGGTGATTCCAGAAGAAGTGCCATAAAACAGGTGGCATCAGCACGTTTTGGTGTAACTACAGAGTATTTGGCAAACGCAGATGAAATTCAGATAAAGATAGCACAAGGTGCAAAACCAGGAGAAGGTGGACAGCTCCCAGGTAGGAAGGTTAATAAGTATATTGCCAAAATAAGGTATTCAACTCCAGGGATAGATCTTATTTCACCACCACCTCATCATGATATATATTCAATAGAGGATTTAGCTCAATTGATATATGATTTAAAAAATGTAAATCCTAGTGCAGCTATAAGTGTAAAACTTGTGTCTGAAGTAGGAGTAGGAACAATTGCTGCTGGAGTTGCGAAGGCCCATGCAGATTTAATACTTATAAGTGGCCATGATGGAGGCACAGGGGCATCACCTATGTCATCTGTAAAAAATGCAGGAATACCTTGGGAACTTGGATTATCTGAGACACAACAAGTACTACTGTTAAATGATTTGCGAAGCAGAGTTAGAATTCAAACAGATGGACAGCTAAAGACAGGTAGAGATGTTGCAATTGCAGCACTTCTTGGAGCTGAAGAATTTGGTTTTGCAACTACTGCCCTTGTAGTAATGGGATGTACTATGCTTAGAAAATGCCATTTAAATACTTGTGATATGGGAATAGCTACCCAGGATCCTGAATTAAGAAAGAATTTTAAAGGAAAACCAGAGCATATAATAAATTTCCTTACTTTTATTGCCCAGGAAGTTAGAGAGTATATGGCAAAACTTGGCTTTAGGACAATGAATGAAATGGTTGGAAGAGTAGATATGCTGGAGACAAAACAGGCTATTACTCATTGGAAAGCTAAAGGTTTGGATTTGTCCGCCATACTTTATAAACCATACATGCCAAAGAGAATTAAATCCTACTGTGTAATACCACAGGATCATGGACTTGATAAGGCAATAGATTATAAACTTATTCAAATGACACAAAATGCAGTGCAGGATAAGATAAAAGTTACTGCAAATCTGGAGATAAAAAATGTAAATCGTTCTGTTGGAACAATGCTAAGCGGAACAATTGCAAAGAAATATGGTGCCAAGGGACTTCCAGAAGATACTATAGTGTTAAATTTTAAGGGGTCAGCAGGACAGAGCTTTGGAGCCTTTGGAATAAACGGACTTACTCTACTTCTTGAAGGGGATGCCAATGATTATGTTGGGAAAGGTCTCTCCGGTGCTAAAATAGTTATAAAAACTCCTGAAAAGGCAACCTTTGTTGCAGAAGAGAATATCATAGCAGGTAATACTATTTTATATGGAGCTACATCAGGAAAGGTATTTGTAAATGGTACTGTAGGAGAAAGATTTGCAGTAAGAAACAGTGGTGCTATAGCTGTAGCTGAAGGTGTAGGAGACCACTGCTGTGAATATATGACTGGCGGAAGAGTAGTTATTATAGGTCAAACGGGAAGAAATTTTGCAGCTGGTATGAGCGGTGGTATAGCTTATGTACTTGATGAAGATGATTCTTTTGATAGAAAATGCAATATGGAAATGGTTGAGATTGCACAAATGGAAGATGAGGATGATGTAAATACAGTATATAGTTTAATACAGGAACATTATAAATATACAAATAGTGCAAAAGCTAAAAAGATTCTTGAAAAATGGGATGTATATAAAACCAAGTTTAAGAGGGTAATACCTACTGCGTATAAACTTATACTGGAACAAACCAAATTAGAAGCAGTTGCTGCTTCTAATATGTAG
- a CDS encoding glutamate synthase subunit beta: MGKITGFKEYKRENPKERPVKERVKDYKEVYYKLPKDKLNVQAARCMNCGTPFCNWGCPLENLIPDWNDFVYKNEWHKAFERLSLTNTFPEFTGRICPALCEGSCTLGVNREPVSVRQLELNIIEKAFEEGWIKPNPPKVRTGKRVAIVGSGPSGLSTAAELNSVGHTVTVFERADEVGGLLRYGIPDFKLEKYVVDRRVNIMKEEGIIFKTNTNVGVNYDVNELLDNFDAVVLTGGSTIPRDLKVEGRELKGTYFAVDFLRQQNKRVSGKKITEEEINAKGKVVVVIGGGDTGSDCIGTSIRQGAKEVYQYEVMPKPPENRDKTMPWPVFPKTLKTTTSHEEGCIREWCINTKKLVGEKGVLKSLKGVKVKWEDNNGKRQMVEVPGTEFEQPVDLILLAMGFLHPQHEGLLDSLGVEYDARGNVVTDVNYMTAKEGVFAAGDMRRGQSLVVWSLNDGRRVAKNVDKYLMGETSLRG; encoded by the coding sequence ATGGGAAAAATAACTGGTTTTAAAGAATATAAAAGAGAAAATCCAAAAGAACGTCCTGTAAAGGAAAGGGTAAAAGATTATAAAGAAGTATACTATAAGCTTCCTAAGGATAAATTGAATGTACAGGCAGCAAGGTGCATGAATTGTGGAACTCCTTTTTGTAATTGGGGATGTCCTCTTGAAAATCTAATTCCCGATTGGAACGATTTTGTATATAAGAATGAATGGCACAAGGCGTTTGAAAGACTTTCATTAACTAACACTTTCCCTGAATTTACAGGAAGAATATGTCCTGCTCTCTGTGAAGGTTCTTGTACACTTGGAGTAAATAGAGAACCTGTTTCTGTAAGGCAGCTAGAACTTAATATAATCGAAAAGGCTTTTGAAGAAGGATGGATAAAACCTAATCCACCAAAAGTTAGAACTGGAAAAAGGGTAGCTATAGTAGGTTCAGGACCATCTGGACTTTCAACTGCTGCAGAACTTAATTCCGTAGGTCATACTGTTACTGTTTTTGAAAGAGCAGATGAAGTTGGTGGACTTTTAAGATATGGTATTCCTGATTTTAAACTTGAAAAATATGTAGTGGACAGAAGAGTAAATATTATGAAAGAAGAAGGAATAATATTTAAAACAAACACAAATGTAGGAGTAAATTACGATGTAAATGAGCTTTTAGATAATTTTGATGCTGTTGTTTTAACGGGAGGTTCTACTATTCCAAGAGACCTTAAGGTGGAAGGAAGAGAACTTAAGGGAACTTATTTTGCAGTAGACTTTTTAAGGCAGCAAAATAAAAGAGTTTCTGGCAAGAAAATTACGGAAGAAGAAATAAATGCCAAAGGAAAGGTAGTTGTTGTTATCGGTGGAGGAGATACAGGTTCCGATTGTATTGGTACTTCTATAAGGCAGGGAGCTAAAGAGGTTTATCAATATGAGGTTATGCCAAAACCACCTGAAAATCGTGATAAAACAATGCCGTGGCCTGTTTTCCCAAAAACTCTGAAAACTACTACTTCCCATGAAGAGGGATGTATACGTGAATGGTGTATAAATACCAAAAAGCTTGTAGGCGAAAAAGGTGTATTGAAATCACTTAAAGGTGTAAAGGTTAAGTGGGAAGATAATAATGGCAAGAGACAAATGGTAGAAGTACCAGGTACAGAATTTGAACAACCAGTTGATTTGATACTTTTAGCTATGGGATTTTTGCATCCTCAGCATGAAGGATTGCTTGACAGTCTAGGAGTAGAATATGATGCTAGAGGTAATGTGGTAACGGATGTGAATTATATGACTGCAAAAGAAGGGGTATTTGCAGCAGGAGATATGAGACGTGGACAATCTCTTGTAGTTTGGTCACTAAATGATGGTAGAAGAGTGGCAAAGAATGTTGATAAATATTTAATGGGAGAAACATCTCTCAGAGGATAA